The Neodiprion lecontei isolate iyNeoLeco1 chromosome 2, iyNeoLeco1.1, whole genome shotgun sequence genome segment GATTTGTTTATCAACGGAGAACCTCTTGAGCAAGCCGATGACAGAAAATTACTTTGTCAACTGCCGCTAAGAGACAAAATGGTTTGTGTGCACATAATGACTTTTTTATAACTACTATATTTGTTTACTGTTGTAACCTTtttgtttacttattttcataaaaagtTTAGTGCCTGGTAAAATAGTCACTGGTATAATTCATCGATTAAAATTCTATTAAATTTCTGATTGAAATAATACTCGTTAAGATATTGGGATCTGACCTTCACGTAAAAAAAACCCCACTTGGGTGGGGTAAATTCATACCCCCAACTCATAGATAATGCTAATTTccgataagaaaaaagttaggggtacgaatttacacccaatTTGGGCTTTTTTTACGTGAGGGGAAATCTCGCAGAATGCTATCTTGTGGCAAGAAAATATACTACAGTAACCGGATcgcatttatttataaaaatcgtttttcaacGTATATTTCACTCTGTGTTAACTCAACATACCTAAGCATAAGTCGAATCACTTACAAGAAGTTTTCTGTCTCTTTCCTTTCGTATATTGTAGTTAATTTGATCAGCCGTTAGCCCAGTTACGTTGCCATTGCTCTAGTCATGCTTCTACTTTAGATCCCAATATGCGACGTATATCATAAGTAAGCTCTGTTTTTAATCATTACAGTTGTTGTCAGCTAAATTGAGTCAGGTCAATAGCAACATACCTAGTTCCCCTGAAAGTAGTTCCGATAGCTCAACCAGTTCGCCTCATCATCCGTATGATGGGCCAAATTTGGAAGCAGAAAATAATCTACCTGGTGTGGTGAGTATTTATATTCGtcctgaaaaaatgtataagtGAATACACATATTTGGATATTTCATGTAAAATTTGGTTTTACCCTATTTGTGTAGGTAATCTCGCAGCGCCCTCAACATgctgtatttttcttccaactttCTGACCTTGGGTGTAGCTTGCAATATCCCCAGCTTCGTGATGGTGCTCGTAATATATTGGCACTGGTACCCCCTGACACGTTAACAGTAGCTCGTCTTCAATGGTTTTTCGGCCGTTACAGAGGCTCCGATGACGATGTCTCTCAGAGTCAACACTGCAATGAAGAAAACACCAATGTTGAATGCCTATTTTTTGCTGCCAGTCCTAGCCAAGTCTTATACAATATGATGGTATGCATTTTGTCTCATAACATCATACTTCACGGCAGTGCTGCACAGTAATACAAATGtatgaatgtatgtatatcaatattatcaattttattcaggTACTGTACGCACTTCTGATGCCTGCACTAGACCCAATGTCGGATAGAGCTTTCGAATTTCAATACAATTTCATTAAAAGTGGTGAAGCTAGCGTCATTCTAGACATGCTCACCAAGAACAAATTTCTTCCGAATGCTGATGAGTCAACGAAACGAGCCGCATATCTCACTGTTTTGAAATTGTGCAAGTTATTACTGACTGTAGTAGGAAATGTGATGGTGCGTGTTATCGATGAAGTAGTGCAGCAACAATCGTCTAGCCcggaaaatcatgaaaataacgataatcACAACAGTGGCGTTCGTGGGCCAATAGCTGTACTGAAACAGGCACTGCACAGTGTTCCAAATCAAAATACAGAGCATATGTTGCGAAGTGTTGCAGCAAAGTTAGCTCAGCATCTCGCTGACCAGATGTTATCAGGGGGAACTGAGTCTGATAGGTGTCGGCAGCTTTTTGTTCAGGCGTTATCTTGGGACTTACCAGACATTGCAACTATACGTGCAATTGTACGGTTGGCTTGGGCTTCGTCTACCGGAAATTTGACCAATGTTAATGCCTCCACAGAGGTATTACATGCAGTGCATGAGACCTGTCAGAAAGAGCAGAGGAAACCAGATGTTGAGGATGAACTAGGTAAAAACCTTATCCTCCCAAGTCATCTGCTTCTTCTTCAATTAATGTTGCATACAAAAACCATGTACTAACTAACTAGCTGCATCATAATCTTTAATTAACGTTAAGCAATTGTCCACAGTATGTAAGGAAGCACTGGAAGTATTAGCAATAGCGTTGGTGCTTAATCCCAGTGCACTCGAAAATCTCACAAGACATGAGATGTGGCAAACGTTCTTGATAGATCTTGTTCTGCTGAGCGTATCGCGGGAAGTGAGGGTAGCTGCTGCTGATCAATTTCTACTGATATCCACCTGGTGCAGCGTTGGTCACCAACAACTCCAATTTACCATCACTCTCCTCTTTAGTGTTCTCAATACAACGGTGGTAGAATATGCAAAACAAAGCCACGAATACTTTCAGGTAGTTATTGTGATATTTATCATGCATACTTCGGCTGCTGGGTTCTAACTCTCCAAAGTTGGCGTTTACCATTTGAGAGATTGTTAGATTCCGGTAACGTAAGTGTACATCTGTTCGTGTTCTGCACTTATGTAAGTCTGTACGTGTGGGGCGACTGGTATCACAGGAAACAATTAGTTTAtgggcatttttttaaattttatgttgctgtatttcaaattgattgagttggtacaaattttgaatctgCACAGGTATCACGTtacatatatttgaaataatctgTTCCCTGTTTCATTTTCAGCTTCTCTGCAGATTGTTGAACTATGCCCATGTGGCGGGGTGTCCATTAGCTACCGCCGAAACCCTGCTGAATGACGAAATTACTTGGTTAAAGAAAGTAAGGGACAAAGTTAGGGAGACCGGGGAAAGTCAGACTGAAGAAGCTGTTCTTGAAGGTCATCTTGGCCTGGCCAAGGAATTACTGTCTTTTTTACCACCAGGTAAAAAGTACGAGTTGGGCTCGGATGAGAAACGTGGCGTTAATCTAATAAaggtatttttcttattttaggACGAACTTGACTCTCAGAAAAAGTGCATACTGAGTGCAAATTCCCTATTCTTCAGGTAATAGAAAAGTTGGAAATCTCAGAATACTGCACTTAGGGCGCACTTTTTCTGCAAATCGAATTCGCCATTAGACACTTCGTCAAATGTTGAATTATTGCATATCATGCCTGACACTTGTGTATTTCACACTTACTCATTTGTTAACCCTTAACGTAGGAGTTGGTGGAAGACTTTGTATTTCCGGCTTCAAGGCTGATGCTTCAGCTCTGCGGTACGGGTGAACTTTGTTCACCACAGACATCACCTGTTTGCTCAAGTCCACTGTCTACAAGTGCTGCGTTGGATCTGCTCGTCGGTCTCTGTGTAGGCTGTGTGCCAAACATGAAACTTCTAGTCACTATGCTTACAGACATGTTTTATTCGGAAAGAGACGAGCCACTCGTTGAATGGGACTACCTGCCACCAGTAGGGCCAAGGCCCACTAAGGGGTTTGTAGGCTTGAAAAACGCTGGGGCTACATGCTACATGAATTCAGTGCTACAACAGTTGTACATGGTAGAAAGCATAAGGGTGGGTCTTTTGGCGGCTGAAGGCGCTGCGACTGACGTAAATGAAGACTTTTCTGGCGAGGAGAGGACAGAAGGGGAACAAACTGTTGAGGCAAATGACAATGACACAAATGAGGAGAAATGCGGTGCCGATGAGTCCAGGAAAGAGTACAACGTTGGCATTCTCAAACATGTCCAAGCAATATTTGGTCATCTGGCTTACAGCAAACTTCAGTACTATATACCCCGTGGCCTATGGAAACATTTCAAGTAAAACACAccatacacatacacatatatacatacagtgCAACCTCTGAATAATCCCTCTCCAAATAAGTCCGCTTCCCCTAATCTTCGCTCGAGAGTTGCCCCCACTACTTCACGCATCGTCGCACATCGCAGAATCGGCGGCGAACCTCTGAATAAGTCCGCCCGTGGAAATTGTGTTTTGGTCTCAATTTTCGGTCAGAATTCGGTCCGCGGGTGGGGGTAACTCATTTCTCGGAATTATATGCCCCTAACCGCCCGAGTCCGGTCTTATTCGGAGGTTGCACTGTATATATAAATCTTATAAGTGCAGTACACTATAGTGACTATTTATTACTGTATCAGTTTTGTTGGTTGTCATATCATATTTTAGATATTCTAAGTTTCACTACATTTTTAGACTTCAGGGTGAGCCTGTCAATCTGAGGGAACAGCAAGATGCAGTCGAGTTCTTTATGAGTTTAGTAGAGAGTTTAGACGAAGCGCTTAAAGCACTCGGACACGAACAGATCATGGGCAAAATATTAGGTGGTTCGTACAGTGATCAGAAGATCTGCAAGGGTTGTCCTCACAGGTATGGTGTCAATCCTATGAATTGATATCATCAGTTTCTTATTGTCCTCGCTAACTATTGAATATGGACAATTCTATTTAAGGTACTCAAAAGAGGAGCCGTTCAGTGTGATTAGCGTAGATATCAGAAATCATAGCAATTTGCTCGACTCTTTAGAACAGTATGTTAAAGGTGAGCTTCTTGAGGGAGCTGACGCATACCATTGTGACAAATGCAACAAAAAGGTACATTTTGGATGAATATTCTGTAACGTGTGCCTATGGTTTACTTAaacgttttttctcttccacaTTTGTCCCATTCGGATCTATGCATCTCATTTATACCCATTACTAAAGCCATTGAACTATAATTCAACTAGAACGCTCACTGCATGGCTTGGTATATGGTTTACTTTCAGCCGACAGAGATCGCTCGGAGGAGAAGTGCTGTCTCTCTTGCTCCGGTACAGTCTCAACTTTCAACAAAACATTTTTGTTTAGACTATGCCATGCATGCACAGTAGCTAGTAGAAAGAGACAGCACTTCACCTCCGAGTTATCATTTTCGGCTGAAACCCTACCACCTCAGTAAGCATTCCAGTTATATCATAGTTCAGTACCTAAAACCATCACTGCTGTTGCAGGTTGTAACTGTCAAACGGTTATGCGTAAAAAAGCTTCCACCAATATTGGCAATTCAATTGAAGAGATTCGAATATGACTTCGAAAGGGTTTGTGCGATCAAGTTCAACGACTACTTTGAGTTCCCAAGAGATTTAGATATGGAGCCATATACGGTTTCGGGACTTGCTAAGTTAGAGGGTGAGGTAATTGATTGCGACTTTGAGGAAGCAAATAGAGGAACTTGTACCAAGTATCAGTTGAGTGGAATAGTTGTTCACAGTGGGCAGGCAAGCGGTGGTCATTACTACTCATACGTTTTACACAGGTGTGTTTTATTGAGTTACGTAtatcaaagaaatattaaACAGATCTTTCTTTTCTGCATCGTAAATGTGGTCATTTTATACTGAGCATAATTTTGATTCCATATCCAGGCAAAATGATGGGACTGCAAAATGGTACAAATTTGATGACGGTGAAGTAACTGAATGCAaaatggaagaagaagaagagatgAAAACTCAGTGTTTTGGTGGTGATTACATGGGTGAAGTGTTTGATCATATGCTCAAACGAATGAGTTACAGAAGACAAAAACGATGGTGGAATGCATATATGCTTTTTTACACAAGACTGgatgttgaagaaaattctcTGATGAAAAGCGTCAACGAGTTGTCCCTCTGTGAGTGGTCCGCTGTTTGTATAATTCTATATTCGTCCACCTTGTCAAATTCCTACCTTTGGTCCACAAGGACACAGATGTTATAACAAATATGGGAAAGGATAAATAACCTTTTCAGTGGTgcaaatactttttttttattcacagatACAAAGCTCGGTGTGATGAAGATGCCACCTGCGATTGAATATAGTGTCAGGAAGCAGAACATTAAGTTTATGCACAATCGGAATCAATTTAGtgctgaatattttcaattcataagAAAGTTGGTATTCTGCAATCCACACACAGTAAATCGACTGAACATGAATGACAGACTTGTAAGTTTTTACTACTGCCATGTGGCAATGTCCAATGAGGACTGTGCGTGTGTGTTATGTACATACTGCATATCATCAGTGCTTGTCAAATAAGATAAATGTGTTGCTTTTTACAGAGCCCTGAATCAGAGGAACTGGCGATGCTCTCTGTGCAGTTAGCAtcacgatttttattttataccggTTTTCACACAAAGAAAACTCTTAGAGGAGCTGCCACGGACTGGTATGACATTCTCTGTCATCATCTGCGTGGTAGTAAGGCAGTTCGTTCGTGGTTTGCCCACAACGTCCTCTTCAACCACCCCCACAGGTTTAaacaagtttttctttctaccACTACTATGCAAAAGCTATTTCCTAAACCAATATTGTCCCTGTGTATTTTTGCTTCTGGTCTTGCTCCTTTGGCAACTTAAGATTTTAACCGTCTTTATGAggattttgaatatattatatttgatGATTCAATGCATACACTTATACAGTTATGCAAGTCATTGACCTATATATCGATAGCTTTAATAATGTCTTCGTTTAATTGAATTATAGATTCTGTGAATACCTACTAAGCTGTCCTAGTACTGAGGTACGAACAGCTTTCCTGAAGATATTGGTATTTCTCGCTCATTTTTCACTGCAGGATGGTCCCTGCGTGCCACCTAGTCTTAATGCGCCAAGTAAGCTTTTATTCCGTTTTATATCTTGTGTTTAACTTTATGAATAGTACGTATCGCCATTTTATGCACTATTTTATTTGTAGCGATACTGTTGGATCCTACGGCAACTCTCAGCGACCACCTCTTACATGCAGTTTTATCATTACTTCATCGCGAGGTCTCTGATCATGGCCGTTATCTACCCCATTATTTCTCTCTATTTCATATGTATGCAAGCCTGGGTCTTGCGGAAAAAGCACAGCTGCTTAAGGTAATCATAAACTAGGAATAGAAATCTTATCCCTAACTGAATTATAGAATACTATCCgcatttatgaaaaaaattgacttacAAACGACTTGAAGAAAATGGGGATCAACTCCAGTGTGTAATAATTTTAGGATCACTTTAGTGATTGAACTTAGCGTTTActcttatatttttaaatcataataATGATGCATCTGTTATTGATATATTATAGCTGAACGTGCCGGTAACGTTCATGTTGGTGGCAATAGATGAAGGACCTGGACCTACAATAAAATATCAGTATCCCGAACTGACAAAGCTGCATCAAGTTGTAAGTATGTTACTACGATGCTGTGATGTATCATCCAGGACGCAGTCGAGTTATACTGCAGCTCCATTGCCAAATCCATATGGTGAGCCATCGTGCCAGCCAGACTACCTTATGCCAATACAGCCACAGGCGGCCGAGATACTCTTCGTCAGAACAAGGTAATGAAGCATTGTCTTGGTTAATAATAAATCGAAACTATTATTACtctatgaaaaattaatgattattagtaattgtttcaaattaaCGAGTTCAAAGTAATGAGCGacgaatgtttttctttctgaATGTTAAAATACTATCCGATTTCATACAAATATCAACTTAAATGTTTCATGTGTTATGATATTAATCATCCTTACAGTTACATGAAGAAACTTATTGAGGATGCAAATGTTACCGAAGATACAGTAAAACTTCTACAGTACTGTTGCTGGGAAAATCCACATCTTTCTAGGACTGTACTCAGCGAATTGTTATGGCAAATTGGCTTTGCCTACACTCACGAGTTGAGGCATCACACAGATCTTTTACTTGCCATGTTACTCATTGAAGACTCATGGCAAACTCATCGTGTTCACAATGCTTTGAAAGGTATTGACGGTATTTATCCATGTATAGAGAGTTAGTTACAGAAATGCTTATTTATACTATGACAAGAATTATGTCAGGGTAtcctcaattttttctgtcaatAACAAGCTACAAAACTATGTAAAGCATGGTTGAGTATGAGGATCTACCATTGATGCATGTGAACATTTACACTTTTTTGTGCAACATCCACGAAACAGTTTGTATGTAAAAGATTACTTCTTACAGGAGTACCTGAAGAAAGAGAGGGCCTTTTCGAGACCATACAACGTAGCAAGAATCATTATCAAAAACGAGCTTACCAATGCATTAAATGTATGGTTCAGTTGTTCAGTAAATGCGGACCAGCACATCAGCTCTTACACCTTAATCCAGAATTGAAACGAAAGTGGACGCTTGCTATCAGATGGTTACAAGAAGAACTTGACAAGGTTTTGAtagattgaaataattacatttctattttttatctgATTACTAGAAGTAAGGAATTTCGGATATAATCTATGACAATGTTATGTGAGTACATTCAGTTGTATTCATGGTAATCATGGTTATGCATCCACGAGAGATACGTGTTGTCCTTTACGTACATAACTGACTAACTCAAAGGGTCATATTGACAACTTCAATTTGTGTGAAAGAAGGTACAACTGATTATACCTCAACCTTTCTACTGGTTGAATTTGGAAAATCGCACTCAGTGAGACCAGTTAAAAATGATGGTAGACACAATATCATTTTCCACTTATTGGCTCACTTGTGGGTCTTATCAATTAAGTTGCTCactataattaattttttcccgtTTTATCTTGTGAAATTTCGCAGAGACCGTATACATCAAATGCGCAGTATGCTTATAATAATTGGTCACCACCTGCCCAGTCCAATGAATCAACGAATGGTTACTTTTTGGAGCGTAGCAATAGCGCTAAGAAGACACTTGAGCAAGCATACGAATTGTGCCCTGATGACGGACAAGAGGTTGAAGATGCCAGCGAAGAAGCCACTGATGATGCAGAAAGATATgcacaacagcagcagcagcagcagcagcagcagcaacagcaacagcagcagcagcagcagcaacagcagcagcaacagcagcagcaacagcagcagcaacagcagcagcaacagcagtaCGTGCAACTATCACAACTGGCACAACTATCGCATGACTTGCAAACTCCAAGAAATGCTGTTAGAAGGAggcatggaaaaaaattgaattgggCGTGAGTCGACTTTTAAAGTACTTCACAATACATCTATGAGCAAGTAACTGGAAGTACTCGCTTTTTGCAACCTCATTGTCTCATCTATCATACCAAAACTCGCATCTCAAGATGTATTCAGGAGACGTATGTGTTTATTAAACATTGTTTGAACGGCAACTTGTAGTGTAACACCTAAGAACCACTTTACATCTGGTGCAAACAACTTGCTTAACGCGGAGTTACTTGTgctgcatatttttttgtaaaggcAAATTCTAGCTTAGTAGAGCTAAAAACTGAATAAGTACTCGAATAGTAAATACATACAGATACGTGTACTGAAGAAAATGTGGCTTTATCATTTCACCACTTAGTTCTTCGATTTCAGCACAATTTTAACTTAACTTTTGATGTAAAGCCATTGCATTCCTGCATTACTGATTGCATTCGACTAGAACCAAATATACACAGATGTCAATACACATTCCACTATACGATACATCTTTCATACTTACACTTGCATGCtttattcgtttttcaaatgttttgaACTACAATTTCATATCTTTATGtgcatatgtgtgtgtgtgtgtgtagccGTCACTATGAACCTGAAACTGAACGTGAACTGGATGATGAGTTGAGGCAATGTGTTCTGCGACAACGACAACAGCAGCCACTGCAGCAACAACAAccacaacaacagcagcaacaacaactaCCACAACAAGACCAGCAACAACAACtactgcagcagcagcagcaacagccaCAACATGACCCTCAGCCACTCCATCCAGAATCAGAATCTTCATCACCAACTCATTCACTTCGAAGTACTGTATCGATTGTGAGGTCGGCGTCACCGATCCCCCAGAATGGTGACCCTCCCCAAGGCTCAAGCCAGGATCCATAATGGACCATTAGTGACGGCGGTGGATCCATTCATTTACGAACGCTTTGATATTGCATTAATCTTGCACCAGATGCACAGTGCCGAATGAATAGAATCACTTCATTCTTACATATAGTTGAAGCAAACCTTATAAGTCTGCTTTTCCGAATGGAGTGTTGGTTGATGTTGTTTATACCAAGTTACATTGTTCTCGGACATTTTGATACGTGCATGGAAAGCGTCGTATGTCAAGCTGGGACAAGTCCACAATACGACCGATTCCAGTAATCAACTATaccaataataattacaatacatTGGTAGTTAAAAACGAGGGATGTATCGTGGTCAAGAGATTGACAAGtttgtataaatgtatagtGCGGTTAATATTGTTGGATCCCGTTTCTAACCATCAAGGATACAAAGACATGATAGAATGATGAAACGgcaagtggaaaaaaaaacagaaagagaATGTGGAGGAAAAAAGGGAAAGGAAGATATCGAGAATCAGAAATAAGGAACGAAAGAAATAGTAAC includes the following:
- the LOC107222221 gene encoding probable ubiquitin carboxyl-terminal hydrolase FAF-X isoform X1, translated to MTIATRGQGVGVDPPEGQQQTAQIHSPPGPQQLVDAMSGLQLTENVGQSEISTEPLNPADDSNERRNGEPDFPRSKLAMLDEKISSPRWVVPVLPEQELECLMQASIDLCRKKLDVQSEACQRFFREGLTISFTKILTDDAVNSWKLNIHNCINASCERLVELCVLKLDEDWFPLLDLLAMVFNPNNKFHTFNAARASETVPQGSNIPDEELYARPTSDPRSPRGWLVDLINRFGSLNGFEILLSRFQSGRNLTVPVIHALIKPFGQCYELLTVHTIIKYLMPIVEMVPVILDNLTDEELKKEAKNESKNDAISAIIKATKCLVSRVPQPDEMIKNLEILRLKMILRLLQISSFNGKMNALNEVNKVIASVSYYPHRNPGLDEEEWLTAERMAKWIKDNGVLEIVLRDSLHQPQYVEKLEKILRFIIKERALTVQDLDAVWAAQAGKHEAIVKNVHDLLAKLAWDFSADQLDHLFECFQSSWKTANKKQREKLLELIRRLAEDDKDGVMAHKVLTLFWNLAHSDEVPTEIMDQALNAHVKILDYSCSQERDAQKTIWLDKCVEELKSGDKWALPALKQIREICCLYEPNPNMGVSQRSHHVYYRQEVIERLQNQHSVVILVTNSLTNYMDKVRRIVKENSEIDATTFMPDRRYNHIVQVQERLNFLRFLLKDGQLWLCAEQAKQIWQCLAEQAVFVSDREACFKWFSKLMGEEPDLDPAINKDFFENNILQLDPALLTESGIKCYERFFKAVNSKEGKLKLKRRTFLMDDVDLIGTDYLWRVVTNSPDEIANRGIELLKEVNTNLGPRLQASVLAFHETYIAECLDRLKAHYDTVSVLSKVYLDSKEEREDQVANTIQMEAVKMCRVMMVLQEYLNECDAAFPGERKILPLHRAVRGKHLSLVIRFASPGRNVDDIDIYTHTKDTLASLRRQVLRRIKASGTNVKLDLFINGEPLEQADDRKLLCQLPLRDKMLLSAKLSQVNSNIPSSPESSSDSSTSSPHHPYDGPNLEAENNLPGVVISQRPQHAVFFFQLSDLGCSLQYPQLRDGARNILALVPPDTLTVARLQWFFGRYRGSDDDVSQSQHCNEENTNVECLFFAASPSQVLYNMMVLYALLMPALDPMSDRAFEFQYNFIKSGEASVILDMLTKNKFLPNADESTKRAAYLTVLKLCKLLLTVVGNVMVRVIDEVVQQQSSSPENHENNDNHNSGVRGPIAVLKQALHSVPNQNTEHMLRSVAAKLAQHLADQMLSGGTESDRCRQLFVQALSWDLPDIATIRAIVRLAWASSTGNLTNVNASTEVLHAVHETCQKEQRKPDVEDELVCKEALEVLAIALVLNPSALENLTRHEMWQTFLIDLVLLSVSREVRVAAADQFLLISTWCSVGHQQLQFTITLLFSVLNTTVVEYAKQSHEYFQLLCRLLNYAHVAGCPLATAETLLNDEITWLKKVRDKVRETGESQTEEAVLEGHLGLAKELLSFLPPGKKYELGSDEKRGVNLIKELVEDFVFPASRLMLQLCGTGELCSPQTSPVCSSPLSTSAALDLLVGLCVGCVPNMKLLVTMLTDMFYSERDEPLVEWDYLPPVGPRPTKGFVGLKNAGATCYMNSVLQQLYMVESIRVGLLAAEGAATDVNEDFSGEERTEGEQTVEANDNDTNEEKCGADESRKEYNVGILKHVQAIFGHLAYSKLQYYIPRGLWKHFKLQGEPVNLREQQDAVEFFMSLVESLDEALKALGHEQIMGKILGGSYSDQKICKGCPHRYSKEEPFSVISVDIRNHSNLLDSLEQYVKGELLEGADAYHCDKCNKKVVTVKRLCVKKLPPILAIQLKRFEYDFERVCAIKFNDYFEFPRDLDMEPYTVSGLAKLEGEVIDCDFEEANRGTCTKYQLSGIVVHSGQASGGHYYSYVLHRQNDGTAKWYKFDDGEVTECKMEEEEEMKTQCFGGDYMGEVFDHMLKRMSYRRQKRWWNAYMLFYTRLDVEENSLMKSVNELSLYTKLGVMKMPPAIEYSVRKQNIKFMHNRNQFSAEYFQFIRKLVFCNPHTVNRLNMNDRLSPESEELAMLSVQLASRFLFYTGFHTKKTLRGAATDWYDILCHHLRGSKAVRSWFAHNVLFNHPHRFCEYLLSCPSTEVRTAFLKILVFLAHFSLQDGPCVPPSLNAPTILLDPTATLSDHLLHAVLSLLHREVSDHGRYLPHYFSLFHMYASLGLAEKAQLLKLNVPVTFMLVAIDEGPGPTIKYQYPELTKLHQVVSMLLRCCDVSSRTQSSYTAAPLPNPYGEPSCQPDYLMPIQPQAAEILFVRTSYMKKLIEDANVTEDTVKLLQYCCWENPHLSRTVLSELLWQIGFAYTHELRHHTDLLLAMLLIEDSWQTHRVHNALKGVPEEREGLFETIQRSKNHYQKRAYQCIKCMVQLFSKCGPAHQLLHLNPELKRKWTLAIRWLQEELDKRPYTSNAQYAYNNWSPPAQSNESTNGYFLERSNSAKKTLEQAYELCPDDGQEVEDASEEATDDAERYAQQQQQQQQQQQQQQQQQQQQQQQQQQQQQQQQQQQQQQYVQLSQLAQLSHDLQTPRNAVRRRHGKKLNWARHYEPETERELDDELRQCVLRQRQQQPLQQQQPQQQQQQQLPQQDQQQQLLQQQQQQPQHDPQPLHPESESSSPTHSLRSTVSIVRSASPIPQNGDPPQGSSQDP